A genomic window from Pristis pectinata isolate sPriPec2 unplaced genomic scaffold, sPriPec2.1.pri scaffold_111_arrow_ctg1, whole genome shotgun sequence includes:
- the supt16h gene encoding FACT complex subunit SPT16, which produces MAVSLDKEAYYRRLKRLYGHWKKGEDEYGKVDAIVVAVGVDEEIVYAKSTALQTWLLGYELTDTIMVFCEERIVFMASKKKVEFLKQVANTKGSENANGVPTVTLLVREKNESNKANFDKMIEAIKSSKGGKVIGVFSKDKFPGEFMKSWNDSLNKEGLEKVDMSASVAYTLAVKEDMELNAMKKAASITSEVFNKFFKERVMEIVDADEKVRHSKLAESVEKAIEEKKYLAGADPSTVEMCYPPIIQSGGNYNLKFSVVSDKNHMHFGAITCAMGIRYKSYCSNIVRTLMVDPPQEMQDNYNFLLEVEDELLKEMKSGVKIADVYQNVMAFVKQEKPEVLTKITKNLGFAMGIEFREGSLVINAKNQYRLKKGMVFSINVGFSSMENKEGRTSEAKTYALFIGDTVQINEDGAATIITSVKKKIKNIGIFLKNEDEEEEDEVKDEAEDLLGRGAKASLLTERTRVSPPAPPLLGCRTVCAHGRAVCVKFHTSPSHSDSLSLKGESDHLPLTPSSSPSPTPSPLTSWGGSPLTSNSTRPASETP; this is translated from the exons acctgGCTCTTGGGCTACGAGCTGACGGACACCATCATGGTCTTCTGTGAGGAGCGGATCGTCTTCATGGCCAGTAAGAAGAAGGTGGAGTTTCTCAAGCAGGTGGCCAACACCAAGGGCAGTGAGAACGCCAACGGAGTGCCCACCGTCACGCTGCTGGTCCGGGAGAAG AACGAGAGCAACAAGGCAAATTTCGACAAGATGATCGAGGCCATCAAGAGCAGCAAGGGCGGGAAGGTGATCGGCGTTTTCAGCAAGGACAAGTTTCCCGGAGAGTTCATGAAGAGCTGGAATGACAGCCTCAACAAGGAGGGACTGGAGAAG GTGGACATGAGTGCCTCGGTGGCCTACACTCTGGCGGTGAAGGAAGACATGGAGCTTAACGCCATGAAGAAGGCGGCCTCCATCACTTCTGAGGTCTTCAATAAGTTCTTTAAAGAGCGGGTGATGGAGATTGTGGACGCTGATGAG AAAGTGCGCCACAGCAAGCTGGCAGAGTCGGTGGAGAAGGCAATCGAGGAGAAGAAGTATCTGGCGGGCGCCGACCCTTCCACCGTGGAGATGTGCTACCCGCCCATCATTCAGAGCGGAGGCAACTACAACCTGAAGTTCAGCGTGGTCAG TGACAAGAACCACATGCACTTTGGGGCCATAACCTGCGCCATGGGCATCCGCTACAAGTCATACTGCTCCAACATCGTCCGCACCCTGATGGTGGACCCACCTCAGGAGATGCAGGACAACTACAACTTCCTGCTCGAGGTCGAGGACGAGCTGCTGAAGGAGATGAAGAGCG GAGTCAAGATCGCCGACGTCTACCAGAACGTGATGGCCTTCGTGAAGCAGGAGAAACCAGAGGTCCTGACAAAGATCACCAAGAACCTGGG GTTTGCAATGGGCATCGAATTCCGTGAGGGCTCACTGGTCATCAATGCCAAGAACCAATACCGGCTGAAGAAAG GTATGGTGTTCAGCATCAATGTGGGTTTCTCATCCATGGAGAACAAGGAGGGACGGACGAGTGAAGCCAAGACCTACGCCCTGTTCATAGGGGACACCGTGCAGATCAACGAG GACGGAGCCGCAACTATCATCACCAGTGTcaagaagaaaatcaaaaacattgGCATCTTTCTCAAG aatgaagatgaggaggaagaggACGAGGTGAAGGACGAGGCCGAAGATTTACTGGGCCGTGGAGCAAAGGCCAGCCTGCTGACAGAGAGAACCAGGGTGAGCCCTCCAGCCCCCCCACTCCTGGGCTGTAGAACTGTGTGTGCCCACGGCAGGGCTGTGTGTGTCAAGTTCCACACCTCTCCCTCACAcagtgactctctctctctcaagggAGAGTCTGACCATCTCCCCTTGACACCCAGCagttccccctcacccaccccatctCCACTCACATCCTGGGGGGGTTCCCCACTGACCAGCAACTCAACCAGACCAGCCTCAGAAACCCCGTAG